The following proteins come from a genomic window of Candidatus Zixiibacteriota bacterium:
- a CDS encoding methyltransferase domain-containing protein, giving the protein MLDEQNRHDLIRAYDLNAAVRDNDRISSWKAAERKMFLDLQKKSGVRRILDLGSGPGRDSAFFVKEEFINTVAADFSYRMASCCRKRGIETVLMDIMDPCLKDSSFDAVWALNSLLHIPKRDLSQVLQNIGRLMTDDGLFYMGAYGGVDFEGILDDDVYEPHRFFSFYTDMNLKEIVARAFEIYYFNLIPLGNPKTYFHSLVLKKPN; this is encoded by the coding sequence TGATACGGGCCTATGATCTTAACGCGGCAGTCCGGGATAATGACAGGATATCATCATGGAAAGCGGCCGAGCGGAAGATGTTTCTTGATCTTCAAAAAAAATCAGGTGTTCGGAGGATTCTTGATCTCGGATCCGGACCGGGACGGGATTCGGCTTTTTTCGTAAAAGAAGAGTTTATCAATACTGTAGCGGCTGATTTTTCATACCGGATGGCTTCATGCTGCCGAAAAAGAGGAATCGAAACAGTCTTAATGGATATTATGGATCCCTGTTTAAAAGATTCATCTTTCGATGCAGTCTGGGCGCTGAATAGCTTATTACATATACCCAAAAGAGATTTGTCCCAGGTACTGCAGAATATTGGAAGGCTAATGACAGATGATGGATTATTCTATATGGGAGCGTACGGGGGGGTTGATTTTGAAGGTATCCTTGATGATGATGTATATGAGCCGCATCGTTTTTTTTCATTTTATACTGATATGAATTTAAAAGAAATTGTCGCCAGAGCATTTGAAATTTATTATTTTAATTTGATTCCGCTGGGAAATCCGAAAACATATTTTCATTCATTGGTTTTGAAAAAACCGAATTAA